Proteins from a genomic interval of Molothrus ater isolate BHLD 08-10-18 breed brown headed cowbird chromosome 10, BPBGC_Mater_1.1, whole genome shotgun sequence:
- the PAK2 gene encoding serine/threonine-protein kinase PAK 2, producing the protein MSDNGELEDKPPAPPVRMSSAIFSAGGKDQLPTNNSFKPLPSVPEERKPRHKIISIFYNEKGSKKKEKERPEISPPSDFEHTIHVGFDAVTGEFTGMPEQWARLLQTSNITKLEQKKNPQAVLDVLKFYDSKDTAKQKYLSFSAPEKDGFPSGTPTTNAKGSEPSTAVADDDEDDEETPPPVIAPRPDHTKSIYTRSVIDPIPAPAGDTCADSASKAGDKQKKKTKMSDEDIMEKLRTIVSIGDPKKKYTRYEKIGQGASGTVFTAIDVATGQEVAIKQINLQKQPKKELIINEILVMKELKNPNIVNFLDSYLVGDELFVVMEYLAGGSLTDVVTETCMDEAQIAAVCRECLQALEFLHANQVIHRDIKSDNVLLGMDGSVKLTDFGFCAQITPEQSKRSTMVGTPYWMAPEVVTRKAYGPKVDIWSLGIMAIEMVEGEPPYLNENPLRALYLIATNGTPELQNPEKLSPIFRDFLNRCLEMDVEKRGSAKELLQHPFLKLAKPLSSLTPLILAAKEAMKSNR; encoded by the exons ATGTCTGACAACGGAGAACTGGAAGACAagccccctgcccctcctgtgcGGATGAGCAGCGCTATCTTCAGTGCAGGGGGCAAAGACCAGTTACCAACCAACAACAGCTTTAAACCCCTGCCCTCTGTCCCAGAAGAGAGGAAACCCAGGCATAAAATCATCTCCATATTCTATAATGAAAAAG GAagcaagaagaaggaaaaggaaaggccAGAAATCTCCCCACCGTCAGATTTTGAACATACCATCCATGTTGGCTTTGATGCTGTCACTGGAGAGTTCACT GGAATGCCAGAACAATGGGCTAGGCTGCTGCAGACCTCAAATATCACCAAGctagaacagaagaaaaaccccCAGGCGGTACTAGATGTGCTGAAATTCTACGACTCCAAAgacacagcaaaacagaaatatctgaGTTTTTCTGCTCCAG AAAAAGATGGTTTCCCTTCAGGAACACCAACG ACCAATGCCAAAGGTTCAGAACCATCAACAGCTGTGGCagatgatgatgaggatgatgaagaGACTCCTCCTCCTGTGATTGCTCCACGGCCAGATCACACAAAATCG ATTTACACCCGCTCTGTCATtgaccccatccctgccccggCCGGTGACACCTGCGCCGACAGCGCCTCCAAAGCAGGggataaacagaaaaagaaaaccaagatgTCAGATGAAGACATCATGGAAAAACTAC gcACTATTGTAAGCATAGGAGATCCCAAGAAAAAATACACCAGATATGAAAAAATCGGGCAGGG GGCTTCAGGTACAGTTTTCACAGCTATTGATGTGGCAACAGGGCAGGAG GTGGCTATTAAACAGATCAATTTGCAGAAACAGCCCAAGAAGGAGCTGATAATTAATGAGATCTTGGTAATGAAGGAGCTAAAGAACCCCAACATAGTCAACTTCCTGGACAG TTACCTTGTAGGGGATGAATTGTTTGTGGTGATGGAGTATCTGGCTGGAGGCTCTCTAACAGATGTGGTCACAGAGACATGTATGGATGAAGCACAGattgctgctgtctgcagagaG TGCCTGCAAGCGCTTGAGTTCCTCCATGCCAACCAGGTGATCCACAGGGACATCAAGAGTGACAATGTGCTGTTAGGAATGGATGGATCAGTTAAATTAA CTGACTTTGGGTTCTGTGCCCAGATCACCCCTGAGCAGAGCAAGCGCAGCACCATGGTGGGGACTCCGTACTGGATGGCTCCCGAGGTGGTGACACGGAAAGCCTACGGCCCCAAAGTGGACATCTGGTCCCTGGGCATCATGGCTATTGAGATGGTGGAAGGAGAGCCCCCATACCTCAATGAGAACCCCCTGAGG GCTTTATATTTGATAGCAACTAATGGCACACCAGAACTCCAGAACCCCGAGAAACTGTCCCCAATATTCCGGGATTTCCTGAACCGATGTTTGGAGATGGATGTGGAGAAAAGAGGATCAGCCAAAGAATTGCTACAG CATCCCTTCTTGAAACTGGCCAAACCTCTGTCCAGCTTGACGCCACTGATCCTGGCAGCCAAAGAAGCAATGAAGAGTAACCGCTAA